ACTCTCCCGGTCTCAATCGAGAATCCACTATTCTTATCAGCATATTGTTTCATTTTTCAGGCAATGCCTCTGGAGTTGTTGCAGCAGATATCCTGACTGCGTGAGGCGTCTGGTGGCTGGCTCGAACGGCGTCTACACGCTGACTGTGTGCATCATGTCCACGGTCAACAAGTCCAGGGTGCTGGCGTTACAGGTCAGTCCTagtctacatttttttaaagaggtCCATATTCTATGAGCAATGTAGGATAAAGAGACCTATGGTTATATCAAAGATACATTTGATTGAGTAGGATctgtaaaatctaagacaatttcgtgtTTCGACtttgacaggtaaacgagatggcgctgtacagctccatacattttgtgGTAACTCTGATTGACAAAATTttacgtttgacaattcagtgaccacaaaacatatggcgcagtacagcgccatctgttttgaATGTCAAACTAAGGGACATGTTTTCTTTTTGGACTAcctctattacaatcaattctcttcggtaatattaatgatattttatAAATGGTGCGATAGGTTTTAATGACCGTTACACAAAGACGCGTGTTAAGTATGTTAtaggactatccgcgccgtgtctaatatcaccgccttctgcatctgacccttgatctaaccacctagcgagagtctctcaccAACCACCTagtgttatattattatgtgttatatgttatatgtatCTAATTAGGTACATTACCTGGCGaatcattccactgttgaactgatgtggatgccgaaactgacagttgtgcatctcgaattaAACATCCTGTAATTAAACATCAATGTTATTCTCTGAATCTTTAAAAGTACTCTCTGTGAGAATCACATTAGGGTTAAATATCCATTGCTAAACAACGACAATTCCATTTCAGCTGCTGACAAAATCCTGCTACCCACCAGCGAGCGGCCACACCGTGGTCTCTGAAGCCCTATCAACCCTCCGCCTCCGCTACGGAGAACCAGTCCGCTTCAGGTTCCTCGTAGGGATGCTCCAAAGCACTGGAGGCTCAGGAGACTTGCAAGCAGCAGGCCTAGCCTTCATAAATGCGCTTCTCTGCAGTGCCCCCACTCCGCAGAGGAAGCTGTATATACAAGCGGAGTTAGAACAAGCTGGATTCGACATTGTTACTTTGAAGAAGGTAAACAATGTGGTATGTATCGtcaatataagtaattaatattagtCATTAGAAAAATTGTTCAATTCAAGGACTCAGAGAAGCAGTTGATAGTATTGCATTGCATACGGCAAGCTCGGcctaatttcaccttcccatacaaacggagtttcgttttcattttaaaattacgtgttggattgtaataaaattttgcacatacaatgacatgaggtatgtaattagtttatataggtctagtatataaaacaaacgaaatagagcaaaaacaagttttgtatgaaaaacttaaattcgtaaTTTTTAgctattgtatctgaacctacataaactaattacaaacctatatataccttatcctattgtaagtacaaagtttcagagcaatctagctagttgtttttaaatgagagcgtaactacgtttgtatggagaaccgagcttgcctgGGACTCTTAAGTATCAAAATGAGCATAAATTTCAAAGAAATCCGTGAAATCCCATTGATGATTTCCCAATTCTACGTGCAATTGACCAATTGTGACATGTAAAGTAATTTGGGCGTCAATGcctaatatgtttaaaaaaattcgtTGACATTCCTCATATAATAAACCTCGTTAACAGATCTTTCCAAATAGATAAACATCTATTCCGaacgtaagtaggtataaacacaaaaggtaggtaggtacaaactGTGTTCGCTcacaattacaaataataaacattggTCTCTTAATTTAATTCCAGCTTGTCACAAAACTGCCAAGCACCAATGAACAGGTGACGAAAGAGATAGAAAGCTACGAGAAACAGTTGATCGACATCGACACGTTGAGCGAGAAGGCACACGAGGCGCAGAGGGAGAAGGACGATCTCAGGCACAAGCTGGACTTGCTTGAGAAAAGGGTTAAGGTGAGACAACGAGTacttatttatgataatataataatgttaagGACATAATGtagcatagacctagcattacatagatgagctatacacgtgcgcccgtgagggacagaacaatatgattggtcgagtagatttgtagcccaccataaaccatactaaatttacggtgaggaaaaaaaatgtgagactgtgacaaggacaaacaataacagcgctttctctgctactcctaataagactatcccgttcggtcatttcccccacccctcatgcccgatccagttatactagattcatgtaatACAGTACCTATAATTTTACTTTAATGACTATCTTCCAGATCAAATCAGTTCATCATTTCAAATTAAGAATTTTGTTTCACATACCTACATCTAGCagaaactaattttaaaatcgGCGAGTAACATGTGACTAATAACAGCAGCGTTGGAACTTTTGACATGATAAACATCATCAGTGATCAGTGATGATGTTTATATCATCACAAATATTGAGGACATGCCTACTTGTAAAAACGAAATTTTTGTACCTATTTCATAAACAAACACTCATTCACATGCAGCTTAGAAATCTGTAAGTTTCAATGTAACTCTGTGTACAAATTGTACCAATATATAGATTGACAAACTAGTATGACGAGACTGGGTCCTGTAAcacagggtttcctagctcagaacacagggtcgtgatttactgtatgtttattaatttatgtgtacaataaactttttttcatttttatctaaactcaaatcaaaatcaaattttagtCCGCAAGTTTAAATCGAGTAATAAATTTGTAGTATAGGtagttaattaatttgtttacctaCCTTTTACAGATTCTTCAAGAGGAAAAGGGAATCCTGCTCTCATTGGAGAAATGTTTGAAGGAAAAGTGCTGCGAGCTTCAAGAAGAGGTGTCAACGTTGCGCTCGGAGCACGGTAACTCCAACCGCAAGAAGACTTATGTGGTCAAGAAAAAAAACTCGGTTCACAAAAATAGAGGTAAGTTTTGACAACAACAAGTAATCAACCACTAAGCATCTATTATGTGAAGAAAAAACCTCTCTTTTTAACCTAAGGCAATACAACCCCGCGTACAAATGTTTGTAATTCTACAATAATCTATTGTGAActtttgtgtaaattaaaacGACTGCTTATGGGTCTCAGGAAGCatccatacatacatacattgcatCCGTGTTcagtcaaaagtcaaaagccATAACGATTCTCATATCAGTGGTctaagttattattttttaacgtatTATATCAATGGATAAATAAATTTCGTGAACCTTTCCTTTTATCTGTTCCAGATGAGTCATCGCCCCCTGAAGATGAAGGAATAAGTTCCTCGGAAAGATCCCTGAGTCCTGAAGGCGATGTGCAAAGAGAATCTATGGTATACGAGGTATTTAACGTCAAGAACGAAACCTACGATATGATGAGAAATAAGCGCAACCTGCACAAGAAATTAGAGTCCACAAAAAAACATGACACCCAAAAGTCATCAGATGacgaagaagaaacaacaatagATGAAGTTATACAGGAGCTAAGAAATATAGTCAATGATGCGGAATCTGAACAGTATGCTAAAAACAGGACTTATGACGACAAATCGTCCAGGTGCAACGAAACTTCTGAAATCAATGTTTCCGTTCATGCCATGGAATGCCAAAAGCATCGACATCTTGAGAAGGAAGATTCAATAACAAGCACAAAACACAGCATCCAGATTACGAGTAGCAcagaatttttaaatgaaagCAATGAAGATGACGAAGAGTTAAAAATTGTACCGAGCAAAATACTCCCGCATCCACCGAGAAAAGCCAAGAGCTTAATACATTTACTCGTCCCACCGGCTGACCAGGGTTTGCTTTATAACAAGCCTCCTGATTTGTACGACGATACATACTTCTCCAGCGATGAAGGCTCAGATTCCTTGCTCAGCGCTTCGCGCTGCCAAAATCCCATAGTTAAGAAAGACTCGGTTTCAAGTTTCGATTTTCACGAATGCCGGGCCGTTTTCAACTCGATAGCTGAGAAGGAAAAAGAAGACAATAGAGTAAAACGCTCGAGAACAAGATCCAGAGAAGAAAGCAGAAGAACGTCTGTTAAAAGAACCGGGTCATTTCAAACATCTGAAAAGGGTTCCAAACAGAGAGAGTACATTGACAGCATGTTTTATAATGAAACGAATAATTCTCATATTGGTACTGGAACACCCCTTCAGAGATCTAATTCTAAATGCAGTCGGGTGGATGAAATAGTAAGCTTGATTGAGTCTAAGAAACTGACTAAAAGCTTGGATAGGATTGATGAAGGATTAAACTCAATGGTAGATATCGTAATGATGAATGAACCGAAGAAACCAGTGTGGCCTTACGAGAGGAGACAGCGATCCTGCTCAAGAACCAGTAGCGACGCTGGCAAAGAAAGCCCCTTAATTCCAGTAACGAGATCGAATAGCAAAAGAAACGCTGTTCACccgagatacgattcaaaatcCTCGAGCAAAAAGGATGAGCCAATCAACAAGCCAGATTCTCCGCAGAAATTTTATCTGTCGCATCCCAAACTGAGTACTGGGTCCTTTGAAAACGCGTCTTCATATAATAACTCGTTTCTTATGAAGCGTGGTCATGTAAACGCAGGATTTTATTCTGGTCCCCACATCATGAGAGATGCGCCAGCAAGCATGACTAGTCTAGTAATGACTGGAACACACAGCCATTCTGATTTAAAGCGGACTTTGTCCCCTATGGGGTCTTCTGGTTATGGCATTCACAAGCTGGCAGACATGCCTTCAGGTTTATATTGAAACTTCCCTATTTTATGTGTACTCAAAACCAACGattattttaagatttgtgtaggtacctactttgacTAGTGCAATATATACCCGTATTGGGAGTGTCGATTAAAGGGTCTCGATGTATAATGTAAACTTGTAAAGTAAGTCTTGCGAATtagtggaatcttagtaattttgtatgtaagcAAAATTGGCTTAAGATCACAAAACTTTCATTGCAATCAAATTGGTTGTAACATCTTTCTTTCTTTGTATATTTCTCAAAATTATTCGGATACTTATGAAATCTTTGGATATTTATCTATTTTCTTTATGATTtctttaatttacttatttttaagttaaggtTATTGCTATGTTAACATTaacatattaaaagtgtttgatGAAATtctctcattttattttatactcctCTATAAAATCTAGAAgaaaattaagtatttacattATGATTAAGACTAGACATCTGCTTCATTCATACTCTCTAAAATTCTAGTGACTCCGAGTCATAATCGAGACAACACGTCAACCAAGACAGGATATGTTTACATTACAACcgcaatgtttatttattaaagaaaacaataaacaatcaATCAAACCAAAACACATTGTGAAGGAAtgttttatatacttataaatacGGATTGTTAACCGGGTCACATTCATCCTAAACTGATCAGTAGTTAATACGCCATCTAAAGATGAACACGAACGTTCTCCTGTTAATTCTTTTGAGGTTATTAGGCGAAGGAGTGACCGGTCAAATTAGTGACCCATATGTAGGTGTAGATATATTCGACCTCACGCACCCAGTTGTGTGGAAAGATATGGTGAACATTTATGAAGAGATTAATGAAACGCAACTTAAACAATGGTAAGACAATTTTTTCTTgtaaagtaatatatattatgtctatGCTTAAACAGCCAAAGGGAAATTAAGTGGGAGCAATACCTAGGTCCCATGAGACTAAAAATAAGTTTCCTGTCATTTTCAGAAGTAGGTATTATAAGAGTAACGTGGAGGGTAAATTCGCCCATAATAGAACGGAACTTTAGCGTTCCTCTTTGCCTAGTGGCATAGAGGAACGCCAATCCTAGTGGAGAAAGTTGGCTTGTGGTCGtatatattgaaattgaaattatttatttcaggcacaagTCCTTACCTAGTGTTagtacaaaatataattattgagctacctatatctatgttagtGTACAATatgtataacaataaatacctaaaactgcttaatactatttattttgATGATGCGTTGGGCTCGAGAAAATATATGAAACAAGCAGCCCAGTTTCCCCTTTTAATATATTTCCAGGCAGGTCTGCTTCAACTGCGGTTTCCCCGAAATGGGCACTGCCATTCACTATCAATACTACGGCTGGAATGCCTTGAAGCCAGCAGCCATACCAGTTCAAAACTTGCTGACTAGGCGTAAGTTGAtttatagcatagagtaacttatactagagcggtactgtcatagtacattttgtaaccacagtaaattcactgccatctgtcgacacac
This genomic interval from Cydia strobilella chromosome 9, ilCydStro3.1, whole genome shotgun sequence contains the following:
- the LOC134744083 gene encoding uncharacterized protein LOC134744083 isoform X1; translation: MGSGLSTATSKKPRKADSQAESSRVLFLLYLIHRTWNVMVEHVDAKSARWRGSQTVPSSRRFDSASMPDSDPGSCYSSCSCSYCQLRECAQDCVSELTLLEGMAGCGGWSEEPISKEKQRPPIYNPEDYATSLKKWGKKTGGGSLYELEQEPGKARTLPNQSSKDFRNPCLGMGEEMSLRQFGTPSELLTKLRADLRLSFPSFVQEFACEPLDGVTLLLELLRNVQLSQVGEGARGPPAVRRRPLLDELACLQCLWSCCSRYPDCVRRLVAGSNGVYTLTVCIMSTVNKSRVLALQLLTKSCYPPASGHTVVSEALSTLRLRYGEPVRFRFLVGMLQSTGGSGDLQAAGLAFINALLCSAPTPQRKLYIQAELEQAGFDIVTLKKVNNVLVTKLPSTNEQVTKEIESYEKQLIDIDTLSEKAHEAQREKDDLRHKLDLLEKRVKILQEEKGILLSLEKCLKEKCCELQEEVSTLRSEHGNSNRKKTYVVKKKNSVHKNRDESSPPEDEGISSSERSLSPEGDVQRESMVYEVFNVKNETYDMMRNKRNLHKKLESTKKHDTQKSSDDEEETTIDEVIQELRNIVNDAESEQYAKNRTYDDKSSRCNETSEINVSVHAMECQKHRHLEKEDSITSTKHSIQITSSTEFLNESNEDDEELKIVPSKILPHPPRKAKSLIHLLVPPADQGLLYNKPPDLYDDTYFSSDEGSDSLLSASRCQNPIVKKDSVSSFDFHECRAVFNSIAEKEKEDNRVKRSRTRSREESRRTSVKRTGSFQTSEKGSKQREYIDSMFYNETNNSHIGTGTPLQRSNSKCSRVDEIVSLIESKKLTKSLDRIDEGLNSMVDIVMMNEPKKPVWPYERRQRSCSRTSSDAGKESPLIPVTRSNSKRNAVHPRYDSKSSSKKDEPINKPDSPQKFYLSHPKLSTGSFENASSYNNSFLMKRGHVNAGFYSGPHIMRDAPASMTSLVMTGTHSHSDLKRTLSPMGSSGYGIHKLADMPSGLY
- the LOC134744083 gene encoding uncharacterized protein LOC134744083 isoform X2, whose product is MGSGLSTATSKKPRKADSQAESSRVLFLLYLIHRTWNVMVEHVDAKSARWRGSQTVPSSRRFDSASMPDSDPGSCYSSCSCSYCQLRECAQDCVSELTLLEGMAGCGGWSEEPISKEKQRPPIYNPEDYATSLKKWGKKTGGGSLYELEQEPGKARTLPNQSSKDFRNPCLGMGEEMSLRQFGTPSELLTKLRADLRLSFPSFVQEFACEPLDGVTLLLELLRNVQLSQVGEGARGPPAVRRRPLLDELACLQCLWSCCSRYPDCVRRLVAGSNGVYTLTVCIMSTVNKSRVLALQLLTKSCYPPASGHTVVSEALSTLRLRYGEPVRFRFLVGMLQSTGGSGDLQAAGLAFINALLCSAPTPQRKLYIQAELEQAGFDIVTLKKLVTKLPSTNEQVTKEIESYEKQLIDIDTLSEKAHEAQREKDDLRHKLDLLEKRVKILQEEKGILLSLEKCLKEKCCELQEEVSTLRSEHGNSNRKKTYVVKKKNSVHKNRDESSPPEDEGISSSERSLSPEGDVQRESMVYEVFNVKNETYDMMRNKRNLHKKLESTKKHDTQKSSDDEEETTIDEVIQELRNIVNDAESEQYAKNRTYDDKSSRCNETSEINVSVHAMECQKHRHLEKEDSITSTKHSIQITSSTEFLNESNEDDEELKIVPSKILPHPPRKAKSLIHLLVPPADQGLLYNKPPDLYDDTYFSSDEGSDSLLSASRCQNPIVKKDSVSSFDFHECRAVFNSIAEKEKEDNRVKRSRTRSREESRRTSVKRTGSFQTSEKGSKQREYIDSMFYNETNNSHIGTGTPLQRSNSKCSRVDEIVSLIESKKLTKSLDRIDEGLNSMVDIVMMNEPKKPVWPYERRQRSCSRTSSDAGKESPLIPVTRSNSKRNAVHPRYDSKSSSKKDEPINKPDSPQKFYLSHPKLSTGSFENASSYNNSFLMKRGHVNAGFYSGPHIMRDAPASMTSLVMTGTHSHSDLKRTLSPMGSSGYGIHKLADMPSGLY
- the LOC134744083 gene encoding uncharacterized protein LOC134744083 isoform X3; translation: MAGCGGWSEEPISKEKQRPPIYNPEDYATSLKKWGKKTGGGSLYELEQEPGKARTLPNQSSKDFRNPCLGMGEEMSLRQFGTPSELLTKLRADLRLSFPSFVQEFACEPLDGVTLLLELLRNVQLSQVGEGARGPPAVRRRPLLDELACLQCLWSCCSRYPDCVRRLVAGSNGVYTLTVCIMSTVNKSRVLALQLLTKSCYPPASGHTVVSEALSTLRLRYGEPVRFRFLVGMLQSTGGSGDLQAAGLAFINALLCSAPTPQRKLYIQAELEQAGFDIVTLKKVNNVLVTKLPSTNEQVTKEIESYEKQLIDIDTLSEKAHEAQREKDDLRHKLDLLEKRVKILQEEKGILLSLEKCLKEKCCELQEEVSTLRSEHGNSNRKKTYVVKKKNSVHKNRDESSPPEDEGISSSERSLSPEGDVQRESMVYEVFNVKNETYDMMRNKRNLHKKLESTKKHDTQKSSDDEEETTIDEVIQELRNIVNDAESEQYAKNRTYDDKSSRCNETSEINVSVHAMECQKHRHLEKEDSITSTKHSIQITSSTEFLNESNEDDEELKIVPSKILPHPPRKAKSLIHLLVPPADQGLLYNKPPDLYDDTYFSSDEGSDSLLSASRCQNPIVKKDSVSSFDFHECRAVFNSIAEKEKEDNRVKRSRTRSREESRRTSVKRTGSFQTSEKGSKQREYIDSMFYNETNNSHIGTGTPLQRSNSKCSRVDEIVSLIESKKLTKSLDRIDEGLNSMVDIVMMNEPKKPVWPYERRQRSCSRTSSDAGKESPLIPVTRSNSKRNAVHPRYDSKSSSKKDEPINKPDSPQKFYLSHPKLSTGSFENASSYNNSFLMKRGHVNAGFYSGPHIMRDAPASMTSLVMTGTHSHSDLKRTLSPMGSSGYGIHKLADMPSGLY